A single region of the Undibacterium piscinae genome encodes:
- the plsY gene encoding glycerol-3-phosphate 1-O-acyltransferase PlsY, with protein sequence MNTLLAMLAAYLLGSISFAVVVSKMFRLSDPRTYGSKNPGATNVLRSGNKAAAVLTLIGDGAKGWLAVWLAVKFGDQFGLGDTAVALVTLAVFLGHLWPVFFKFVGGKGVATALGVLLGINPWLGLATLVTWLVVVYAFRYSSLGALIAAIFAPFYYGLLFGPDPKLLAIFVMSGLLIYRHGSNIGNLMQGKESRLGSKKK encoded by the coding sequence ATGAATACTTTACTGGCAATGCTTGCCGCTTATTTATTGGGATCGATTTCATTTGCGGTAGTGGTCAGCAAGATGTTTCGCTTGTCGGATCCGCGCACTTACGGGTCAAAAAACCCTGGCGCTACCAACGTCTTGCGTAGCGGCAATAAGGCTGCCGCCGTGCTGACTTTAATCGGTGATGGCGCCAAGGGCTGGCTGGCAGTCTGGCTGGCCGTTAAATTCGGCGATCAGTTTGGCTTGGGCGATACCGCCGTCGCCTTGGTGACCTTGGCGGTCTTTCTCGGGCATTTATGGCCAGTTTTTTTTAAGTTCGTCGGCGGTAAGGGCGTGGCCACTGCACTGGGAGTCTTGCTGGGCATTAATCCATGGCTGGGCCTGGCGACTCTGGTGACCTGGCTAGTGGTGGTCTATGCTTTCCGCTATTCGTCTTTAGGCGCATTGATCGCTGCTATTTTCGCGCCGTTTTATTATGGTTTATTGTTTGGCCCTGATCCAAAATTGCTGGCAATTTTTGTCATGAGCGGCCTGCTGATTTATCGTCATGGCAGCAATATCGGCAATCTGATGCAAGGTAAGGAAAGCCGTTTAGGCAGCAAGAAAAAATAG
- a CDS encoding DEAD/DEAH box helicase has protein sequence MTFETLGLHTSILRAITDSGYTDPTAVQIQAVPAAIAGRDLLVSSQTGSGKTAAFMLPALHKFATAADSLEVTAADKTPNQERQSARSRGERPRFQAAKPKMLVLTPTRELALQVTTATDKYSAYSRKIKAVSILGGMPYPKQMQLLSRNPEILVATPGRLIDHMESGKIDFSELQILVLDEADRMLDMGFIDDIEKIVAATPETRQTMLFSATLDGVVGNMARRITKDPMIIQIAGSATKHENITQKVHFVDDLSHKNRMLDHLLRDESVDQAVVFTATKRDADTIADRLNIAGFAAAALHGDMHQGARNRTLDALRRGQVRVLVATDVAARGIDVPAITHVFNYDLPKFPEDYVHRIGRTGRAGRNGVAISLVNHAEGINVKRIERFTKQLIPVDVIEGFEPKKSAVASRSTARKPGGWKPGDTRSSGGGYGGNSNSNSNSKPGQRTFSKPNSPSSNGPRSEGSGGGYKGSNPRFGDANGNRRSFGDR, from the coding sequence ATGACTTTTGAAACACTAGGCCTGCACACGTCCATACTCCGCGCTATTACTGATAGTGGCTATACCGACCCTACAGCGGTACAGATCCAGGCGGTACCTGCCGCGATCGCAGGACGTGACTTGCTGGTTTCTTCCCAGACTGGCTCCGGCAAAACTGCCGCGTTCATGCTGCCAGCCTTGCATAAATTTGCAACTGCCGCTGATAGCCTGGAAGTTACCGCTGCAGACAAGACTCCGAATCAGGAGCGTCAATCCGCCCGTTCACGTGGCGAGCGTCCGCGTTTCCAGGCTGCAAAACCAAAAATGCTGGTGTTGACGCCAACTCGCGAACTTGCATTGCAAGTGACAACAGCAACAGATAAATACAGCGCTTACTCACGTAAGATCAAGGCTGTGTCTATCCTCGGTGGTATGCCTTACCCAAAACAAATGCAATTGTTGTCACGCAATCCGGAAATTCTGGTCGCTACTCCAGGTCGTTTGATCGATCATATGGAATCGGGCAAAATCGATTTTTCCGAATTGCAGATTTTGGTTCTTGATGAAGCCGATCGTATGCTGGACATGGGTTTTATCGATGATATCGAAAAAATCGTTGCCGCAACTCCTGAGACTCGTCAAACCATGTTGTTCTCCGCTACGCTTGATGGCGTAGTCGGTAATATGGCGCGCCGCATCACTAAAGATCCTATGATCATCCAGATCGCCGGTTCTGCGACTAAGCACGAAAACATTACGCAAAAAGTTCACTTTGTTGACGATCTGTCACACAAAAACCGTATGCTCGATCATTTGCTGCGTGACGAGTCAGTTGATCAAGCCGTGGTGTTTACCGCGACTAAGCGTGATGCCGATACTATCGCTGACCGTCTGAATATCGCCGGTTTCGCCGCAGCAGCTCTGCATGGCGATATGCATCAAGGTGCACGTAACCGTACTCTCGATGCATTGCGTCGTGGACAAGTTCGTGTTTTGGTGGCGACTGACGTTGCCGCCCGTGGTATCGACGTACCAGCGATTACTCACGTATTTAACTACGACTTGCCTAAATTCCCGGAAGATTACGTGCACCGTATCGGTCGTACCGGTCGTGCCGGCCGTAACGGTGTGGCGATTTCTCTGGTGAATCATGCTGAAGGCATCAACGTTAAGCGTATCGAGCGCTTCACTAAGCAATTGATCCCTGTCGATGTTATCGAAGGTTTTGAGCCTAAGAAAAGCGCAGTCGCTTCACGCTCTACAGCGCGTAAACCAGGTGGTTGGAAGCCGGGCGATACACGTTCTAGCGGCGGTGGCTACGGTGGTAATAGCAATTCCAATAGTAACAGCAAGCCAGGCCAGCGTACTTTCAGTAAGCCAAATAGCCCGTCCAGCAATGGTCCACGCAGCGAAGGTAGCGGCGGCGGTTACAAAGGCAGCAACCCACGCTTTGGTGATGCCAACGGCAATCGTCGTTCGTTCGGCGACCGGTAA
- a CDS encoding TOBE domain-containing protein, giving the protein MNILSGHIAAIEAHGSVAIVDVTVAARLFTATLLGSPEHLASWKIGQSVQLLFKESEVALAKNLSGQISLRNRLPGTIVAIEVGQVLTRAIIDMNGLMISSVITSRSARGLQLAIGDQVEGLVKSNEMSLLLAESI; this is encoded by the coding sequence ATGAATATCCTCTCTGGTCATATCGCTGCAATCGAAGCACACGGTAGCGTAGCGATAGTCGACGTCACGGTTGCCGCGCGCCTATTTACCGCCACCTTACTGGGCAGCCCCGAACATCTGGCGAGCTGGAAAATCGGGCAATCGGTACAACTGTTATTTAAGGAAAGCGAAGTGGCGCTGGCAAAAAATCTATCGGGGCAAATCAGTCTCAGGAATCGCCTGCCGGGCACTATCGTCGCCATCGAAGTCGGGCAGGTGCTGACCCGCGCCATCATAGACATGAATGGATTGATGATCAGCTCGGTGATTACCTCACGCTCGGCGCGTGGCTTACAACTGGCGATAGGGGATCAGGTCGAGGGTCTGGTGAAATCGAACGAAATGAGTTTACTGCTGGCAGAGAGTATATGA
- the modB gene encoding molybdate ABC transporter permease subunit, giving the protein MSMFSYDWAPLLLTFELAAITTFILLLLGIPLAYWLAFSGNRFKPVFETAVSMPLVLPPSVLGFYLLLAFSPQQAFGLWLAQSFDIRLVFSFAGLVIGSVIFSLPFMVHPIQSGLQNIPLSLIEASRTLGKSDLHTLFRVLLPNIKSSLLAGIVLSFAHTIGEFGVVLMIGGNIPGVTKVASIAIYDEVESLNYAAAHFYAMVLFIVSFAVLLLVYTNNRRALLPFTRH; this is encoded by the coding sequence ATGAGCATGTTTAGCTATGACTGGGCACCATTACTACTGACCTTTGAACTGGCGGCAATCACCACGTTCATCCTGTTGTTGCTGGGCATACCGCTGGCGTATTGGCTGGCGTTTTCCGGCAACCGCTTTAAACCCGTATTTGAGACGGCCGTCAGCATGCCTCTGGTATTGCCGCCTTCGGTGCTGGGATTCTATCTGCTGCTGGCATTTAGCCCGCAGCAGGCATTCGGTCTTTGGCTGGCGCAAAGCTTCGATATCCGGCTGGTGTTCAGCTTTGCCGGACTGGTAATAGGTTCGGTGATTTTCAGCCTGCCGTTTATGGTTCACCCGATACAGTCCGGTTTACAGAACATTCCGCTTTCCTTGATTGAGGCCTCCCGCACTTTAGGTAAGTCTGACCTCCACACCCTGTTTCGCGTACTGCTACCGAATATCAAATCCTCACTGCTGGCGGGTATCGTACTCAGCTTCGCCCACACCATAGGTGAATTCGGGGTGGTGCTGATGATAGGCGGGAATATTCCAGGCGTCACTAAAGTTGCGTCTATCGCCATTTATGATGAGGTCGAGAGTCTCAATTATGCCGCCGCGCATTTTTACGCGATGGTCTTATTCATCGTCAGTTTTGCAGTGTTATTGCTGGTGTATACCAATAATCGGCGCGCCCTGCTCCCCTTTACGCGCCACTGA
- a CDS encoding ABC transporter ATP-binding protein, translating into MLELDLQKNLRSSSASLDIDIHFKAQAHDFISLFGPSGVGKTTLLRMLAGLTKPDQGRLVVDGVTWFDAAKKINLSPQQRSIGFVFQDYALFPNMSVRDNVAYGAAKNQAAWIQRLLQLTGLTTFQNSLPATLSGGQKQRVALARALARKPKLLLLDEPLSALDGVLRSQLQDKLLQLHHECGLTSILVSHDIGEVFKLSQQVHQLEQGKIIKSGTPAEVFLQQRLSGKLNLRAQVLAIRKEEVIYVLSLLIAQDIVEIIAGEDEIQGLKVGDQIAISSKAFSPLIFRL; encoded by the coding sequence ATGCTAGAACTAGACCTGCAAAAAAACCTGCGCAGCAGCTCTGCCTCACTTGATATAGATATTCATTTCAAGGCACAAGCGCATGACTTTATCTCGCTGTTCGGTCCCTCCGGCGTTGGCAAAACCACCTTGCTACGCATGCTGGCCGGTCTGACTAAGCCGGATCAAGGCCGTCTCGTAGTCGATGGCGTGACATGGTTCGATGCGGCAAAAAAAATCAATCTCTCGCCACAACAACGCTCTATCGGCTTCGTTTTTCAGGATTACGCACTGTTTCCCAACATGAGCGTCAGGGACAATGTCGCCTATGGCGCAGCAAAAAATCAGGCTGCCTGGATACAGCGTTTATTGCAACTGACTGGCTTAACCACCTTCCAGAACAGCCTGCCAGCCACACTCTCGGGCGGTCAAAAGCAAAGGGTGGCGCTGGCGCGCGCCTTGGCGCGCAAGCCAAAACTGCTGCTACTGGATGAACCATTGTCTGCGCTTGATGGCGTATTGCGTTCGCAATTACAGGATAAATTACTGCAACTGCATCATGAGTGCGGTCTCACCAGTATCCTGGTCAGCCACGATATAGGTGAAGTATTTAAGCTGTCGCAACAAGTGCATCAACTGGAGCAAGGAAAAATAATCAAGTCGGGCACACCGGCCGAAGTATTTTTACAGCAGCGCCTGTCAGGCAAACTGAATCTACGCGCACAGGTTCTGGCAATACGCAAGGAAGAGGTAATTTACGTGCTATCGCTGTTAATCGCTCAGGATATCGTGGAGATTATTGCGGGAGAAGATGAGATACAGGGGCTGAAAGTGGGCGACCAAATTGCGATATCGAGCAAGGCTTTCAGCCCTTTGATTTTTAGACTATAA
- the modA gene encoding molybdate ABC transporter substrate-binding protein, with the protein MADTLSVAVAANVQYVFDEIRLEFKKETGHEIRATYNSSGKFVTQIINGAPFDVFLSADMEYPEYLSKQAYTTAAPKIYAYGTLVLWTMKKRDLSQWQSLLSGDSITKIALANPKTAPYGREALKALAYYKLDASLKPRLVFGDSISQTNQYIHSGVADIGFTAKSVVLAKEMKDQGSWIEIPQQSYQAIAQGAVILKHGKEHHPVLAQQFYDFLYSAKARTILLNNGYRLP; encoded by the coding sequence ATGGCTGACACCTTGTCGGTGGCGGTGGCGGCAAACGTCCAATACGTCTTTGATGAGATCAGGCTTGAATTCAAGAAGGAAACCGGGCATGAGATCCGTGCCACCTATAACTCATCAGGTAAATTCGTCACCCAAATCATCAATGGTGCGCCATTTGACGTGTTTCTTTCAGCGGATATGGAGTACCCGGAATACTTAAGCAAACAGGCTTACACCACGGCTGCACCGAAAATATACGCGTATGGCACCCTGGTGTTATGGACGATGAAAAAACGGGATTTGAGTCAATGGCAAAGCCTGCTCAGTGGCGACTCCATCACCAAAATTGCGCTGGCAAATCCTAAGACCGCTCCGTATGGCCGCGAAGCCCTGAAAGCGTTGGCATATTACAAACTTGACGCCAGTCTAAAGCCGCGCCTGGTGTTTGGCGACAGCATTTCACAAACCAATCAATACATCCACTCCGGAGTCGCCGATATTGGCTTTACCGCAAAATCGGTAGTGCTCGCTAAAGAGATGAAGGATCAGGGTAGCTGGATAGAAATTCCGCAACAATCGTATCAGGCCATTGCGCAAGGCGCAGTGATACTCAAGCACGGCAAAGAACACCATCCCGTGCTGGCACAGCAATTTTATGATTTTTTATACTCTGCCAAAGCACGCACTATCCTACTGAACAATGGATATCGCCTGCCATGA
- the selD gene encoding selenide, water dikinase SelD, whose translation MNTSTTPVRLTSFSHGGGCGCKIAPGVLAEILKKSTGFPVPSALMVGIETSDDAAVYKLNDEQALIATTDFFMPIVDDPYDFGRIAATNAISDVYAMGGTPIMALALVGMPVNQLPLEVIGQIIQGGESICAEAGIPIAGGHTIDSVEPIYGLVVLGLIHPSKLKRNSDAKVGDKLVLGKPIGVGILSAALKKQALDEAGYASMIMNTTKLNKPGQALSSLDGVSAMTDVTGFGLLGHLLEVCRGAKVGAQLNMSKIPLLPQVQQLAEAGYITGASARNWAAYGHDVKLNGISAVQQALLSDPQTSGGLLVCCDAGSVEQVLEIFRKGDFLDAAVIGDIVTGTSKVEVNL comes from the coding sequence ATGAATACAAGCACGACTCCGGTAAGATTGACTTCTTTCTCGCATGGCGGCGGTTGCGGTTGCAAAATCGCACCCGGTGTATTGGCCGAAATACTTAAAAAATCGACAGGTTTTCCGGTGCCATCAGCCTTAATGGTAGGCATAGAGACCTCCGATGATGCGGCGGTCTATAAGCTGAATGACGAGCAGGCACTGATTGCCACCACGGATTTTTTTATGCCTATCGTCGATGACCCTTATGACTTCGGCCGTATCGCCGCCACTAACGCGATTTCCGATGTGTATGCGATGGGCGGTACTCCTATCATGGCGCTGGCGCTGGTCGGTATGCCGGTCAATCAATTACCGCTGGAAGTCATAGGGCAGATTATCCAGGGAGGCGAGAGCATCTGCGCCGAAGCCGGGATTCCGATTGCCGGCGGACATACGATAGATTCGGTTGAGCCGATTTATGGTCTGGTGGTACTCGGTCTTATCCATCCGTCCAAGCTCAAGCGCAATTCTGATGCCAAGGTGGGTGATAAACTGGTTCTTGGTAAGCCGATAGGCGTCGGCATTTTATCTGCCGCGCTCAAGAAGCAGGCCTTGGATGAGGCCGGTTATGCCAGCATGATCATGAATACGACCAAGCTCAATAAGCCCGGGCAGGCATTGTCTAGCCTGGATGGCGTGAGTGCGATGACCGATGTCACCGGTTTTGGCTTGCTAGGACATTTGCTGGAAGTGTGCCGTGGCGCCAAAGTCGGCGCGCAACTCAATATGTCAAAAATCCCTTTGCTACCCCAAGTGCAGCAGCTTGCCGAAGCAGGTTACATCACTGGTGCATCAGCCCGTAACTGGGCCGCCTATGGTCACGACGTAAAACTCAATGGCATCAGTGCGGTACAGCAGGCTTTATTGAGTGATCCGCAGACCTCGGGTGGTCTATTGGTTTGCTGTGACGCCGGATCGGTCGAGCAGGTGCTGGAGATATTTAGAAAGGGTGATTTTTTGGATGCCGCCGTAATTGGTGATATTGTTACGGGAACAAGTAAAGTAGAAGTGAACCTTTGA
- the fabI gene encoding enoyl-ACP reductase FabI: MAFLQGKKILITGLLSNRSIAYGIAQACKREGAELAFTYVGERFKDRISEFAKEFGSDLIFDCDVSSDEQINAVFVDLAKSWDHLDGLVHAIGFAPREAIAGDFLDGFSREAFKIAHDISAYSFPAMAKAALPMLRPDSSLLTLSYLGAIRAIPYYNTMGLAKASLEASVRYLAENLGKKGIRVNGVSAGPIKTLAASGIKDFSKLLGFVAEHAPLRRNVTIEEVGNTAAFLLSPLASGITGEITYVDGGFSHVMGLTPE; the protein is encoded by the coding sequence ATGGCATTTCTGCAAGGCAAAAAAATTCTGATCACCGGTTTGTTATCCAACCGTTCTATCGCCTATGGCATTGCACAGGCTTGTAAGCGCGAAGGCGCTGAGCTGGCGTTCACTTATGTAGGCGAACGTTTTAAAGACAGAATTAGTGAATTTGCCAAAGAATTTGGCAGTGATTTGATTTTTGACTGCGATGTCAGCAGCGATGAACAAATCAATGCGGTGTTTGTTGATCTGGCTAAATCCTGGGATCACCTCGACGGTCTGGTTCACGCGATTGGTTTCGCACCACGCGAAGCGATTGCCGGTGATTTCCTCGATGGCTTTTCACGCGAAGCGTTTAAAATCGCCCACGATATTTCGGCCTACAGTTTCCCTGCGATGGCGAAAGCGGCTTTACCTATGTTGCGTCCGGACTCCTCGTTGCTGACCTTGTCTTACCTTGGTGCGATTCGCGCCATTCCGTATTACAACACCATGGGCCTGGCCAAGGCGTCGCTGGAAGCTTCGGTACGTTACCTGGCGGAAAACCTGGGTAAAAAAGGTATACGCGTCAATGGTGTTTCAGCTGGTCCTATCAAGACGCTGGCAGCGAGTGGCATCAAGGATTTCAGTAAATTGCTGGGCTTTGTGGCCGAGCACGCGCCATTGCGCCGCAACGTGACGATTGAAGAAGTGGGTAATACCGCTGCTTTCTTGCTGTCACCATTGGCCAGCGGCATCACCGGTGAAATCACCTACGTTGATGGTGGCTTCTCTCACGTAATGGGCCTGACACCGGAATAG